In the Microcebus murinus isolate Inina chromosome X, M.murinus_Inina_mat1.0, whole genome shotgun sequence genome, ataacaaTATAACATCTAGATGGTTTACAGCCACTGGTTGTACACTCAGAATTTCCTCACAGGACAATGATGGATTTAACTCAAGATCCTCCCTGTCATGGATACCTTTACCATCTTCCCCACCTTTCAATTTGCCCTGCATTTGGAAGTGTGACATACAGAAGAGCAGCATGTCCAGGATGTAAATACcataccaaaacatttttaatcttttgaattATTGGCATCTTCATActtcatatttcaaaacaaaataactttCCTTTACTCTTACCAAAATTCCTCTTCTGATGTCTATGCAACTGGGTTCAGCATAAACTGTTCTAGAGAAGCCAAAAGCCTGAAATTTAGAAACCAAACTGTCACTCTCTTCTTCTAAATGCAACTCCAGCCTTATCATCCAGCTGCCCAAATACTATAGGAGCCGAACAATCTAATTGTTGTGTCTGTAACACCTTCCTCCATGACAGTGATTAATTCAATCTGGGACACTCCCTCCTATATACCTTAGCAATCTTCAAGTCTCATTAAGACTTCCTTCCAGACATACTGTcttctgaataaaaataatactcaaGCTTTAGAATCTGGCTTCTCCCTTACAGGGCATTATTTAACTTCTAAATTAGAATAAATTCCAATTCACCTCTTTAAAGGTCCCTAGGATTAAGAGTATCAACAAACTTTTGGATTAATACAGCTGTACTAAAACAATCCCCCATACACAAGGGGTGGGTACTCATGTGGTAAAGGTGGGACTGAAAATTCAATCCTCTTATATGAGGTGAGAAAGGCTCTTAGTACAAGACATTTGTTCATAACAAAAACACAAGGCACTACAGATTCATAATGAAGGCTATGTTACAGAGATGGTATATGCTTGGTATCAGAATTATTAAATCCCTGGATTGTACAGAGCTCCAACGAAATATGACCATCCCAGAATCCATGTGGCTTTCCCTAGAAGCAGACTTTCTCCATACAGATTTTTTGGTGTTGTATGAAATCAGTAACAGCTAAGACTTTCAAACACTACAAATTGACTTTAAAGCATGTATACTTTACTAGTTGAAGGAACAAGTCCACCATGTTGTAAAGTACAGAGATACAAAATAAATTCCGAATTAGTCTTGTAATCTTGAATGCAGAGGATTGTTCAAGGTTTCCCAGATAAAGTCCAGGTAAAGTTCCTTTGATGCCATGCAACTATCTCTCTGAGATGACCAAGATGGCAAGGTGGGCTCAGACTACCAAGGGCCATCATCAGCTTGCTAGCAGAAACATGGGCCAATCTCTTGAGAGAAAGTCAATTGCTCCATTCTCAAGTGTTAAAGCCTGAGGGTATACAGCCCCCTTGGCATTGAGGAAAAGAAGTAGTGCAGCAGCCAGTTTAGAGACTTGACCTGGTGGCATTAAGTCTCATTCATATATGTCTGAAAGGGCTCAAAAGTTATCTGCCTCATTTAATGTTTCTTGCCAGGATCCCAGCAACTATTTTTGTCCCACCAAATTGCTGAATATGATCATcagaaagtgacattttaaatggatttttacatttttagttttctaaaataaatgtttatgcttttaattattatggctacCTGAtagttgttttgcttttaattaagtTCACAAAGGCAAGGCATACATgaaaataagaaacacaaaaCATGTAATCAAAGTCTTTTACAAAATAAGCAACTAAAAGGTACAATAGCAAAATGTAACAATACACTTTCTGTACTacagtagtggttctcaaactgtatTAAGCAGCAGAATTGCCATCAGATTCCTACTTCCTACCTCAAGTTTCTGAACCAGTAGATTTGCAGTGGAGCACAAGATTTCACATGTCTAAGGAGTTTGCCACGCTTCTAATGCTGTTAATTTGAGGAGCATACTTTTAAAACCACTGCGTTAAAACATGAAAGCCCAATTCCAGTCTTGTAGGAAAAATGGACACTCATCAGCCAGAGCTGTGGGATTGACGTGCATGTGTCACAGTTAAAATGGAGATTCCTCCATGTTTCTATTTGAACTTCAGTCCTGGGCTAATTGTCTCTGTATTTCTAGAATAGTTTAGAGTTTTCTTTCCAAAGTGATAATGAGGCAGTCAAGCAATTCTGTGCAATAAGTCTGTTCCTTATTACTCCTGAGGGGTCTTCCCTGCCTCGCCGCTATGAAGCTGGGAGCTCTCTGCCCTTTTCAACAGCTCTTCAAAGATCTCATTATGCATGTAAAAAAAGATGTATCCAGTACAAAGCCTCTCCTCCTGCATCAGGGCCTCTTGGATATTTGACACCTGCGTATCATTGTAAGTGAACCAGGCCTGCCTCTCAAAGTCATAGGCATCGCTGATATAATGGCCTGACTTTGGGGTTGTACCAATATGGCTGACAATACCAATGAGACGATAGGTAGGAAGATCTTCcttataagcatttctttttggttccTTGGCTTTGGACTCTGTCTTCTTattgaaaatgtctttgtttccaGAGTTTTTTTCAGAACCCAATGCACCCTGGTTCTTCACATTATCCCCCTGGAGATTTAATTTCATGGGTCCTCTACCATTCTTTGTGTGTCCCTTGGCACCTGGCTTTGGAAAGCTTTGAGGCAGTGCCTGCTGAGAGGCTTCTTCACAGATTCTCATCCCATTACACTGGTGGGTCTGTTCAGCTACTTCTCGGAATCCTTTTGGAATtctgattttttcattttgataaaaatttttgGTAGGCTTAGTGACCTTATCAAAAGCTACACACATTCTggttttcttgtatttctttagCTTTGGATTTTCAGGAACTTGTTGATGATGAACTTTTGCAACACATTTGTCTGTGCTGCTGGTGAATTTACCTCCATCTCTGTGGATTAGAGAAAGGGAGGTGTCCTCTAGATACATCATTGAGCCAACTAATAGCTCTTTTTCAATGAGTGCCTCATCTCCTGTGTTTAACAATTCTGACTGTGTTGTATTCAGTTTAGAATTTTTCCCCAGGTCTTTTTGCTGTTGTTCTCTGCTTGTTCCTTTAAAGACTCTCTGGTATTTTTGTGGTTCTGACTCCTTGTCTGATCTAATGTGTACTGCCAGGGAATTCTTGGATTCCAAGGTCAACTTAATTGAATGTCTTAATGAGCTGATGGTTCCAGAATTCaggttttgaaaaaattttaatacttgGAAATCCCTAATACGTGCTTTCTCGCTTGGGGGAAGAGGTGGTTTAGTGCTTTCGTTGCAATGAGAAGACAAGTTTAAATATTTGGATATAATGACTTCCTGGTCATCCTTTCTTAAGGACCAGAACTCATTAAACCTATAACGTTTCAGATGAACAATAAGGACTCTGGGTAGCCTACTGAATTTGTGAACTGCAAGAGAAGTCTTGTGCTTACACTTCTCACAATTATACTCAAGCTCTTCTGCCtgaaagaaaagatcaaaagTAGACTGAATAGACAAAGGAAGTGCTTTTGGTCCTTGGGGAAGGTTGACAGAGAGGTAATTGCTCAGTTCTGTCTTGAGAACAACCTGACCACAAGCTTTACAAACAATAGAGCGCATCAACTCAAACTCAAAATTACTGATGACAGGACAAACAAGCACTTCAGTGGCAGCATCACCAGCACAAACCTGTTGAGGTGAATTTTCTTCCTCAGATTCACTTTTAGTCttcaaaattctgtttatttttcctgagttctcttTCAGCTGATCTAAACAATGACCTAAAAACTCATGAGCATCATTCTGTACGTTCCCAGAGAATATCTCTGCAACTGCTGAGATGGCTTTTTTAATATTCACAAGTAACTTCtccttgatttttatattataaatatctttcaaaataaacagCTGGGCCAAGCACATGCTAAGAGCACCAAGGGGCATTTTACCCCATGGGAAATCCTGATTAAGTAAATCGTCAACAAATGATGGAATTGCAAATAGACACTGTAAGGTTGCATTCATGTAACAGGTGTTTCCCAAATTAGGGAGTCCTTGCCATAGTTTATTATCTGGGTGTAAGTCAAGTGACATCCTTAATTCTTCCCACTCTAGGCCATACTCATTATAATCTGGTTCCAAAAGAAATGCCAAAAATACTTTCTCAGCAAGAGTTTGGAGACCAGTGGAATCTAGGTAAGGGTTTCCAGTAGAGTTGGTCATAAATAAAGATTCAAAttccaatttcttcttctcttttaattCCTTTAACTCAAATTGTTTCTCTGGATTGTGGCTTACATACTTCAAGGGATTCATCTTGGATTTCTTCTTTCCTAGGGAGCTTTCTTTCAGGAACTTCTCATTCATCTCTGAACTAGACAAAAtcattcctttcctcttcctatGTAGATTCTCTAATAATCTTTTGCAAATAGGCATTGATGATTTTGATGTAAACAAAGGTATCTCCTGAAGGGCAGGTGTTTCACTACCTTTTCCTGTCTCATAAGATCCACCTCTTGATTTGTTATTAACTTTTTGAAATGAAGTTTGGTGGATTTCCTCCTGTGTTATTGTGCTGGCAAAGACACCCTTATGCTTATGAGGTCTCCCGCATGGTTGACTCTTGTTTCCATGGACTTTGTCCAGGAGTCTCTTCAACTGTTCAGCATCTTTAGAGGATAATCTTTCAATAAACAAGAAGTTATTATTTTGGAAAGTTAAATGcaagtggttttgtttttctccataggATCTAAGGaccacatttttaatattattacttAGCTGAAAAGTTTTAAGTTCTCCAGTGTTGAAATAAAGAACCAGTtgaactttcttctttcctttcactgTTTCAATGAATGCTTCTTTTGACTTAGACATCCCAGTCTTCATGCTCCATATTTGGACATAACCATGTACAAATAAGGTAGACATgctttttttaacaaataaaaaacaagtatcCTGGATTATTGACAATTTTGAAGTTCCAAATTGTTTTGCAATTTCACCTGCAGAGACAACACCAAAGAAATGTTTCTTTAGTTCTATATACAGAATAATCCTTTTTCAAGTATTGATTTATACTAGTATGCTAGTATTCTAGTATTTACATTAATATTCTACAATCTTTTCAGGTTCTCAACATCCAGGCTCTTTAAATGAGAAGacttataaactaaaaataaaatcctaagccccacGCCAACTGTATGATGCCCtgttggccaaggggaccccaggaaaagcttaaaactgagttcctggtcATAAAGGGAAGGGAGATCACACATGCCTCGTTATACCTGCTCTCCCTTTTAGTGTCCAAACACAATTTACCAGCATTAATGTTGAAACAGATCATAGGACAGATAAAACTGACTCTTTGTGACAATAAGACACTAAATTATTAAGAAAACCTAAGAACATGCAGGGCAAAGTTTAAATCACCTGCAGGCCAGCAATTTGCTTAACACATAGCTTGAAGTTGGTATACTGTGAATGGTCTCTGACTAACagatttccttatcttaactgaaacCACGACAAGCCTTTAGACAACAAAgctttctttaaccaattacaaatcaaagaatctttaaactcacctataacctgtaagccccgcTTCAGGATGCCCCGCCTTTTGCGGCCAAACCAATGTActccttccatgtattgatttgtgattttACCCTCAATTCCTGTTTCCctaaaatgaatgtataaaatcaaactgtaacccgACCTTGAGACCTCTTGCTCATgacttcttgggtgtggctctgtgggccatggtcacacacattggctcagaataaacctctttaaattgttttacagagtttggtgggttttttattttttctattaacagATCAATGCCTTTTGCGAGCCTCCCATGGTTGCATGAAGGCAGAAATCTTGATTGGCAAGGCACAGTCACTAcaggaaaaatcaagaaagttaTGTAACTGCATGTTCTCatttgtaagtgggagctaaaaaaagggtatatatggtcatacaTAGTGTCTTAATtgacaatggagactcagaaaggggaagaaagatgGGGGAGAAGGATGAAATACTggatacaatgtatactattcaggtgatgcATAAAGAAAGATTCCAGTATGCAACTCATCCATGTGACAATAATCCACTTATACTCCCTAAatccacttaaataaaaaatgaaaaaaagaaagtgtatgtgctaacattaaaaaattacttaaaacaataataaaaatgcttgGATAAAACTCAAAATGTACACCCATACAGTAAATCCACCTCAATATCAGATTCCATTCTGATTAATTTCCCCACTTCAATTGAAATTATGAGACATTTAgaagattttcaataaataactgaaaagcATACTCAATAGGGTCTTAagtgtatgtatacaatgtgcTAATCTTCCTGTCACAGAATAACCCCTACAGGGCAACCACAATAAGTAAGAAAGTGGAGGCAATGTGCAGCCTTCAACCCAGGAACTGATGAATATTCCTTGATGTCTAGAGAACTTCATACATAGACCACTCAAAGTAAATCAATCTAACTTCTTGAAAATCTAGTTATGCCCCTATATTTCACTTGGCACTTAGGGAACATCAATTTATTCTACCTCTTATTAACAAAAGTTCACGTATAGAATGAGAACTTCTTACCCATCAGATATAGGCTAGTGAAGCTCCTATGGCCAACTCTGGCCACAAAGCCCACTTAATCTGAGCTAGCTACCCGTATTCAAACCAGTGGGGAATGATCAGATGTACTTAATCactgaaaattagaaatttctgAATAACTCTGGGGCAAATCTGAATTAATTAGTAAGTTATCAGCACTACAAATGTTTGTATCAG is a window encoding:
- the USP26 gene encoding ubiquitin carboxyl-terminal hydrolase 26 is translated as MSTLFVHGYVQIWSMKTGMSKSKEAFIETVKGKKKVQLVLYFNTGELKTFQLSNNIKNVVLRSYGEKQNHLHLTFQNNNFLFIERLSSKDAEQLKRLLDKVHGNKSQPCGRPHKHKGVFASTITQEEIHQTSFQKVNNKSRGGSYETGKGSETPALQEIPLFTSKSSMPICKRLLENLHRKRKGMILSSSEMNEKFLKESSLGKKKSKMNPLKYVSHNPEKQFELKELKEKKKLEFESLFMTNSTGNPYLDSTGLQTLAEKVFLAFLLEPDYNEYGLEWEELRMSLDLHPDNKLWQGLPNLGNTCYMNATLQCLFAIPSFVDDLLNQDFPWGKMPLGALSMCLAQLFILKDIYNIKIKEKLLVNIKKAISAVAEIFSGNVQNDAHEFLGHCLDQLKENSGKINRILKTKSESEEENSPQQVCAGDAATEVLVCPVISNFEFELMRSIVCKACGQVVLKTELSNYLSVNLPQGPKALPLSIQSTFDLFFQAEELEYNCEKCKHKTSLAVHKFSRLPRVLIVHLKRYRFNEFWSLRKDDQEVIISKYLNLSSHCNESTKPPLPPSEKARIRDFQVLKFFQNLNSGTISSLRHSIKLTLESKNSLAVHIRSDKESEPQKYQRVFKGTSREQQQKDLGKNSKLNTTQSELLNTGDEALIEKELLVGSMMYLEDTSLSLIHRDGGKFTSSTDKCVAKVHHQQVPENPKLKKYKKTRMCVAFDKVTKPTKNFYQNEKIRIPKGFREVAEQTHQCNGMRICEEASQQALPQSFPKPGAKGHTKNGRGPMKLNLQGDNVKNQGALGSEKNSGNKDIFNKKTESKAKEPKRNAYKEDLPTYRLIGIVSHIGTTPKSGHYISDAYDFERQAWFTYNDTQVSNIQEALMQEERLCTGYIFFYMHNEIFEELLKRAESSQLHSGEAGKTPQE